A genomic region of Trueperaceae bacterium contains the following coding sequences:
- a CDS encoding ATP-binding cassette domain-containing protein: MARALEVRGLRAGYGKITVLWDVDLHADEGELVTIIGANGAGKTTLLRAITGLVPVRAGEVSAFGRQRLRGLSPARIVRAGVGHVPEGRQLFRLMTVAENLAAGADYLPHARPLAARNRELVYRLFPRLQERE, from the coding sequence GTGGCGCGGGCTCTCGAGGTGCGCGGCCTGCGCGCCGGCTACGGCAAGATCACGGTGCTCTGGGACGTCGACCTCCACGCCGACGAGGGCGAGCTCGTCACGATCATCGGCGCCAACGGCGCCGGCAAGACCACGCTGCTGCGGGCGATCACCGGCCTGGTGCCGGTGCGCGCGGGCGAGGTGTCGGCGTTCGGCCGCCAGCGCCTGCGGGGCCTCTCCCCCGCGCGCATCGTGCGGGCGGGCGTGGGGCACGTGCCGGAGGGCAGGCAGCTCTTCCGGCTGATGACGGTGGCCGAGAACCTCGCCGCCGGAGCCGACTACCTGCCGCACGCCCGCCCCCTCGCCGCCAGGAACCGCGAGCTCGTCTACCGTCTCTTCCCGCGCCTGCAGGAGCGCGAG
- a CDS encoding ABC transporter ATP-binding protein has translation MPEPILRAEGLGRSFGGLAAVQDLSFAVEPGEVFAIIGPNGAGKTTTLNLLSGLLEPSAGRVYLGGVDVTRLPTYRRCHLGLGRAFQVVQPFPEMTVEENLMVGALFGVPGASAADAGRRVESALERTGLSDLRDTPAEDLNLLQEKRLEIARALATDPKVLLLDEVMAGLRPAEARQAVELVKGLRDDGVTVVFIEHVMPVVRDLADRVLVMDHGRELARGTYAEVTADERVVRAYLGEPEPEEA, from the coding sequence ATGCCTGAGCCCATCCTCAGGGCCGAGGGCCTGGGGCGGAGCTTCGGCGGCCTGGCGGCCGTCCAGGACCTGTCGTTCGCCGTCGAGCCGGGCGAGGTCTTCGCGATCATCGGGCCCAACGGGGCCGGCAAGACCACGACGCTGAACCTGCTCTCCGGCCTGCTCGAGCCCAGCGCCGGCCGCGTCTACCTGGGCGGCGTCGACGTCACGCGGCTGCCCACCTACCGCCGCTGCCACCTGGGTCTCGGACGCGCCTTCCAGGTCGTCCAGCCGTTCCCGGAGATGACGGTCGAGGAGAACCTGATGGTCGGCGCCCTGTTCGGCGTGCCCGGCGCCTCGGCGGCCGACGCGGGGCGTCGCGTGGAGAGCGCGCTGGAGCGCACGGGCCTCTCCGACCTGCGCGACACGCCCGCCGAGGACCTCAACCTGCTGCAGGAGAAGCGCCTCGAGATCGCCCGCGCCCTGGCCACGGACCCGAAGGTGCTCCTGCTCGACGAGGTGATGGCGGGCCTCAGGCCCGCCGAGGCGCGGCAGGCCGTCGAGCTGGTCAAGGGCTTGCGCGACGACGGGGTGACCGTCGTGTTCATCGAGCACGTCATGCCCGTCGTGCGCGACCTGGCGGACCGCGTGCTGGTCATGGACCACGGACGCGAGCTGGCGCGCGGCACCTACGCCGAGGTCACCGCCGACGAGCGCGTCGTCCGCGCCTACCTGGGCGAGCCGGAACCGGAGGAGGCGTAG
- a CDS encoding branched-chain amino acid ABC transporter permease encodes MRRRGPWLDLLAAAAFVALLAALPAVLRAAYGQASVSYLALGIRAIGLAVLALSWDLVARTGQLSLAHAAFYGAGAYTAAVLLKLTGAPLWLGIPLAGAVAAVLALGLGAATLRLYGIYFAIATLAFAEVLKTVVKSLPFAIAGGSVGTNLPPLFRPEFVAGAMERWEVAFLRNRGYFLVYLGLLALAIVVSVLVQRSRLRHAFTAVRTNEFVAGVMGVNPARTKLAAFVISSAVVGMLGAIEAHRFGSVNPDATFSVHTTVLALVTPIFGGLYTTVGPILAALVLSGVEETLKRTLSDGYLVAYGVVLVVSILFMPRGLVGLFRGLARRGRARARAEATRPEPVGGADA; translated from the coding sequence GTGAGGCGTCGCGGGCCGTGGCTCGACCTGCTGGCGGCCGCCGCCTTCGTCGCGCTGCTGGCCGCGCTGCCCGCGGTCCTACGCGCGGCCTACGGCCAGGCGTCGGTGAGCTACCTGGCCCTCGGCATCAGGGCGATAGGCCTGGCCGTGCTGGCCCTGAGCTGGGACCTCGTCGCCCGCACGGGCCAGCTCTCGCTGGCGCACGCCGCGTTCTACGGCGCCGGCGCCTACACCGCCGCCGTGCTCCTCAAGCTCACGGGCGCGCCGCTGTGGCTGGGCATCCCCCTGGCCGGCGCGGTCGCGGCCGTGCTGGCCCTCGGCCTCGGCGCGGCCACGCTGCGCCTCTACGGCATCTACTTCGCGATCGCCACCCTGGCCTTCGCCGAGGTCCTCAAGACGGTGGTGAAGTCGCTGCCTTTCGCGATCGCCGGCGGCTCGGTGGGCACGAACCTCCCGCCGCTGTTCCGCCCGGAGTTCGTGGCCGGCGCGATGGAGCGCTGGGAGGTCGCCTTCCTGCGCAACCGCGGCTACTTCCTCGTCTACCTCGGGCTGCTCGCCCTGGCCATCGTCGTGTCGGTGCTGGTCCAGCGCTCGCGGCTGCGCCACGCCTTCACCGCCGTGCGCACGAACGAGTTCGTGGCCGGCGTGATGGGCGTGAACCCGGCGCGGACGAAGCTCGCGGCCTTCGTCATCTCGTCCGCGGTGGTCGGGATGCTCGGCGCCATCGAGGCGCATCGCTTCGGGAGCGTGAACCCCGACGCCACGTTCTCGGTCCACACGACCGTGCTCGCGCTCGTCACGCCGATCTTCGGCGGCCTCTACACGACGGTCGGCCCGATCCTCGCCGCGCTGGTCCTCTCCGGCGTCGAGGAGACCCTGAAGCGCACGCTCTCCGACGGCTACCTCGTCGCCTACGGCGTCGTGCTCGTCGTGTCGATCTTGTTCATGCCGCGGGGCCTCGTGGGCCTGTTCCGGGGGCTGGCGCGGCGCGGTCGCGCGCGGGCACGAGCGGAGGCCACGCGTCCCGAGCCCGTGGGAGGCGCCGATGCCTGA
- a CDS encoding branched-chain amino acid ABC transporter permease: protein MDLTLLPQALVSGVLAAGLYALVAVGLALAIGVIGIVNFAHGEFFMVGAFLAYQLFVSFGFDPLLSILFVAPVLFLIGAALYASTIRFVLKAPELNQMLLTFGIGIVLQNLALMIWGGDPRSIGGVPYRAMGLQVGDVSVGLVPLGSFAISVLLVAGLYVVLARTPLGRAMRAVAQNRVGAGLVGLEVNRVYLVAFGLSALLAGIGGVMIAVIQSPTPTVGLAYTLKAFAIVVLAGLGNVRGIVSAAIVVALAESLVATLVPNGDSLRNAVFFALILGTLVYRSWRRT, encoded by the coding sequence GTGGACCTCACCCTCCTGCCCCAAGCGCTCGTCTCCGGCGTGCTCGCCGCGGGCCTCTACGCCCTGGTGGCCGTGGGCCTGGCGCTGGCGATCGGCGTCATCGGCATCGTGAACTTCGCCCACGGCGAGTTCTTCATGGTCGGGGCGTTCCTCGCCTACCAGCTGTTCGTGAGCTTCGGCTTCGACCCGCTGCTCTCTATCTTGTTCGTGGCGCCGGTCCTGTTCCTGATAGGCGCCGCCCTCTACGCCTCCACGATCCGCTTCGTCCTCAAGGCTCCCGAGCTGAACCAGATGCTGCTGACGTTCGGCATCGGGATCGTCCTGCAGAACCTCGCGTTGATGATCTGGGGCGGCGACCCGCGCTCGATAGGCGGCGTGCCGTACCGAGCCATGGGCCTCCAGGTCGGCGACGTCAGCGTGGGGCTCGTGCCGCTGGGCAGCTTCGCGATCTCGGTCCTGCTGGTCGCCGGCCTCTACGTCGTGCTCGCCCGCACGCCGCTGGGGCGGGCGATGCGCGCCGTGGCCCAGAACCGCGTGGGTGCCGGGCTGGTGGGGCTCGAGGTGAACCGCGTCTACCTCGTCGCCTTCGGGCTCTCCGCGCTGCTCGCCGGCATCGGCGGCGTGATGATCGCTGTGATCCAGTCGCCCACGCCGACGGTCGGCCTGGCCTACACGCTCAAGGCGTTCGCGATCGTCGTCCTGGCGGGGCTCGGCAACGTCAGGGGCATCGTCTCGGCGGCGATCGTCGTGGCTCTGGCCGAGTCGCTGGTCGCGACGCTCGTCCCCAACGGCGACTCGCTGCGCAACGCCGTGTTCTTCGCGCTCATCCTCGGCACCCTCGTCTACCGGTCGTGGAGGAGGACGTGA